The following are encoded together in the Coffea arabica cultivar ET-39 chromosome 1c, Coffea Arabica ET-39 HiFi, whole genome shotgun sequence genome:
- the LOC140013459 gene encoding ADP,ATP carrier protein, mitochondrial-like, with protein MADQRRCPTVAQKLANQLHLSSSLSQDIQGRYGGFRRPAFHQRCFAYGNYSNAGLHTVVQSCCATQELSLVAANASPVFVQAPAEKGIGSFAIDFLMGGVSAAVSKTAAAPIERVKLLIQNQDEMIKAGRLSEPYKGIGNCFNRTIQDEGFMSLWRGNTANVIRYFPTQALNFAFKDYFKRLFNFKKDKDGYWKWFAGNLASGGAAGASSLLFVYSLDYARTRLANDAKAAKKGGERQFNGLVDVYKKTLQTDGIAGLYRGFNISCVGIIVYRGLYFGMYDSLKPVVLTGSLQDSFFASFALGWLITNGAGLASYPIDTVRRRMMMTSGEAVKYKSSFDAFAQILKNEGGKSLFKGAGANILRAVAGAGVLAGYDKLQLIVFGKKYGSGGA; from the exons ATGGCTGATCAGCGTCGGTGCCCAACTGTTGCTCAGAAACTAGCTAATCAGCTGCATTTGAGTAGCAGTCTGTCCCAAGATATTCAAGGCCGCTATGGAGGCTTCCGGAGACCTGCTTTTCACCAGAGGTGCTTTGCATATGGCAATTACTCAAATGCAGGATTGCATACTGTGGTGCAGTCTTGCTGTGCCACCCAGGAACTGTCATTGGTTGCTGCAAATGCATCACCAGTATTTGTCCAGGCTCCTGCAGAGAAGGGTATTGGAAGCTTTGCCATTGACTTCCTCATGGGTGGGGTTTCAGCTGCTGTGTCAAAAACTGCTGCTGCTCCTATTGAGCGTGTTAAGCTTTTGATCCAGAACCAAGATGAAATGATTAAGGCTGGTCGTCTGTCTGAGCCATACAAGGGAATTGGAAACTGCTTCAATCGAACCATTCAAGATGAAGGATTTATGTCATTGTGGAGAGGAAACACTGCTAATGTCATCCGTTACTTCCCTACACAG GCCTTGAACTTTGCATTCAAGGACTACTTCAAGAGGCTTTTCAATTTCAAGAAGGACAAGGATGGTTACTGGAAATGGTTTGCCGGTAACCTTGCATCAGGTGGTGCTGCTGGTGCTTCTTCCCTTCTTTTTGTCTATTCTTTGGACTATGCTCGTACCCGTCTTGCAAATGATGCCAAGGCTGCAAAGAAGGGTGGTGAAAGGCAATTTAATGGTTTGGTTGATGTCTACAAGAAGACCTTGCAGACTGATGGTATTGCTGGTCTTTACCGTGGGTTCAACATTTCATGTGTGGGTATCATTGTGTACCGTGGCCTGTATTTTGGAATGTATGATTCTTTGAAGCCAGTGGTTTTGACAGGAAGTTTGCAG GATAGTTTCTTTGCTAGCTTTGCTCTTGGTTGGCTCATCACAAACGGTGCTGGTCTTGCTTCTTATCCAATAGACACTGTTAGAAGAAGAATGATGATGACATCTGGTGAAGCTGTCAAGTACAAGAGCTCATTTGATGCGTTTGCACAAATCTTGAAGAATGAGGGTGGTAAATCTTTGTTCAAGGGTGCTGGTGCAAACATCCTTCGTGCCGTTGCTGGCGCTGGGGTCCTTGCTGGTTATGACAAGCTTCAGTTAAttgtttttggaaagaaatatgGTTCTGGTGGTGCCTAA